Proteins encoded by one window of Manduca sexta isolate Smith_Timp_Sample1 chromosome 12, JHU_Msex_v1.0, whole genome shotgun sequence:
- the LOC115448681 gene encoding phospholipase A1, with product MFLPLYLLAATFAQVYANWQPFKALLYSSWITCDHDKSLNRDVSEVDVYFYDFQNNFNLTYPASSFVEGITKYYNLDVTRKLIFFVPGYKSHISKNTEELVRQTFKDVPNTYLIIIDHSLYTSARGGKIKSYERSVSYAYYIGRAIGNVLAKLRNSGYPSKNIHCIGHSLGSQMLGYAGGIYTELTKEKIWRITGLDPAGPCFSNSLIEDQIRSGVAEYVEVYHCNAGGLGTTAVLADTDFFFNKKGKKQPPCHEGLIPGKGESDAAKCSHKACVRYYMMSVHEPNWYLAWACDNYDEFSGGQCARNQVTMAGYHNPGNATGVYYVSTETYGIE from the coding sequence GCGATCACGACAAGTCTCTCAACCGCGACGTCAGCGAAGTCGACGTCTACTTCTACGACTTCCAGAACAACTTCAACCTCACCTACCCTGCCTCCTCGTTCGTCGAAGGCATCACCAAGTACTACAACCTTGACGTCACCAGGAAGCTTATCTTCTTCGTCCCCGGCTACAAGTCTCATATCAGCAAAAACACTGAGGAACTTGTCAGACAGACCTTCAAGGATGTTCCCAATACCTACTTAATCATTATTGACCATTCCCTTTACACTTCCGCTCGTGGAGGGAAAATTAAGAGTTACGAACGATCTGTTTCATATGCCTATTACATTGGACGAGCTATTGGTAACGTTCTTGCTAAACTACGTAATAGTGGTTACCCATCAAAGAACATACATTGCATCGGTCATAGCTTAGGAAGTCAGATGCTAGGATACGCTGGTGGTATCTACACAGAACTGACTAAAGAGAAGATTTGGAGGATAACAGGCTTAGATCCAGCTGGACCGTGCTTCTCTAACAGTTTAATCGAGGACCAAATCAGGTCTGGTGTTGCAGAGTATGTGGAAGTATACCATTGTAATGCGGGAGGTTTGGGGACTACCGCAGTCTTGGCTGATactgatttcttttttaataagaagGGGAAGAAGCAACCGCCATGTCACGAGGGGCTTATACCTGGAAAGGGAGAGTCTGATGCAGCTAAATGCAGTCACAAAGCGTGTGTGAGGTATTACATGATGTCTGTTCATGAACCCAATTGGTATTTGGCGTGGGCTTGTGATAACTATGATGAGTTCTCTGGAGGGCAGTGTGCGAGGAACCAAGTCACTATGGCTGGATACCACAACCCTGGTAACGCTACTGGAGTGTATTACGTTTCGACAGAAACTTATggtattgaataa